GAATCCGGGTACGGCATATACGCCGTCTTCCAGGCTCTGTCTCCATTGGAAGATCCAGTCAAATGACAACGAGACATTGTGCGGAGCAGATGCTTCTACGTGAGGATGAACGTCGATGAAGTTGATTGGCCCTGGACCTGTTGTCGCCAGGACGCCGAAGTAGTTGCCTTTGGGGTAAAGCGGATTGAAAGTGCCCAGCGTGTTCGTCGCTGGATGGTCTCCGCTTGAGATGTCCGCTTTTGCGCTGAATCGCGGCTTCAGCGGAATCGTGGGAATCCTATAGCCCGTTTCTGTTGCGACACTCCAGGCGCGAATGTCTACCGTTCCGAAGCTGCCGAACTGCCAAAGTGCTTCATTATCAAAATCCCAGCCGGGGTGTTCGCTGGCGACAGGCTTCGATACTCTCGTGCCTAGTGTATGCCGGACCTCGTGCGCCGATCCTCTCTCATAAGCGCCGTCTTTCCGATCCTGACCCAAGTAGTAAAGGTCCAACTGCACTTTGTCGGGAATGGGACCGCTTGCATATGCGCCCCAGAAGCCTACGGTGTGATTTGGAGCGTTGTCGAAGAATCCTGGATTATCTTCGTCAGGCCGCATCGCAAGCCCGTCTACCTTCCATGCATGAATCTTGGTGCGCACCAGGAACCCGTCAAAGCTGAGCCTCACATTGGGGCCTTCGCGTACATCCACGATGCGACCGGAGCCATACTCCAGTTCCTGTCGGCCGGCTCTCACATGCACCGACCCCCAGGAAGACTCACCGCCAACCTCAAGAAACCCCGCCTGAAAATCAAGTCTCTTCTCGTCTATAGGGCGAGGGCCTCCCGCTCGCCAGGAGTTAATACCACTCTTCAATTCGAGGAACGTGCGGACATGAGGGCCATAATGCAGATCGGCATAGAGCATGTATCTCTCATTCAGATACCCGTTCATTAAGGGCGACTGTCCCCAGTTGTCGTTCCCAATCTGTTCCCAGGTCTCGCGTGCTTCGCCGCCGAAGGTGACGAACCAATTCTTGTCCGTCTTCCGCAGCGGAATGTACTTGATCGGGTCCCAGAAGTCGGTTTGCAGACTCTTATCGCGAAGAAAGTTCCAGTCTTCGTCCGATCGAAGTAGCTTGTAGCTGCGATCGGGGGCAGGTGCCTGCACAATCTGCTGTGCCCGTAGCGCAGTGAGCGCTGGCCCGGCCAACAGAATGAGGGCTGTTGCACAGAGAGACTTGTTCAAAACGACCTCTCACTCGGCTCGGGGTAAACCGGGAACCTGCTCTGCCACCTTGACAGGTGTATCCCAGCGCTTGCCTGAAAGGCATGCCGCTGCAGCGTGAGCCACATTTGCGTTCCTGGTGTGAACCCAACCACCCACCTGCTCGCCTATCACCATGCCGAGAAGTCCGAGCAAAGCAACGATGGGCGGTGCTGGGCTCTTCACCTTGATGATTCCATACAGCACGCCCACAAATGTTCCAACTGCAAATGATATGAGCAGAGCTTTCATTGCATCCTCCCCATCTCTTGTGAACTGCGGCACCCGAGATGCATTACGTCAGAACGCGAAACAATCGCATCCCAATCCCCAGATCGCTTCACCTAACTTCTGCCGATTCGGCGTACCGTGCGGGTGTCCCTCGCAATGATGAATAAGCGGCCTCGCAGCGGTGGCATCTACCCGGTGATAGCCCCCATAATGCGCGGTTGGAGCCCAATCCAGCGCTGCCGGTAGAGGTGGCGGAGCAAGTGACTGAAAGTCATGGTTTGCGTGAACAACTTCTCCTCCCACCACCGTCAATTGAGACTCAAGGTTCTTGATCTCTTCGGCCGGGATCTTGAAATAGTCGTTGGTCAGCACGGCGAAGTCCGCCATCTGGCCTTCGTAGAGTCCGCCCTTGGCGCCATCCTCGGTCGAGAACCAGCTGCTTCCCTGCGTGTAAAGCCGCAGCGCCTCTTCTCGTGTCAACCGGTTCTTTTCCGGGTAGAGTTCCAGCCCTCCAACCGTCTTTCCAGTCACAAGCCAGTAGAGGCTTACGAATGGATTGAAGCTGGCAACACGTGTCGCGTCTGTCCCGGCTCCCACAGGGCACCCGAGATCCAGCATTCGCCGGATCGGCGGTGTCCTACGCGCTGCGTCCGCACCATAGCGGTCGACAAAATACTCGCCCTGGTATGCCATACGATGTTGCACAGCAATGCCGCCACTCAGCGCAACCACTCGCTCTATATTTCGATCGCTGATTGTTTCCGCGTGATCTAAGAACCAGTGCATTCCATTGAACGGAATGTCGGCGTTCACTTTCTCAAAAACATTGAGAAAGCGCTCTATCGATTCGTTATAGGTTGCGTGCAGGCGAAACGGCCAGTGTGCGGCTGCAAGATGGCGAATGACTGCCTCGAGTTCACTTTCCAGCACCCTGTTCAAATCAGGTCGCGGCTCCAGAAAGTCTTCGAAGTCCGCAGCTGAGAAGACCAGCATTTCGCCGGCGCCGTTCAGCCGGAAGGTGCTGTCTCCCTGATGGAGTTTTGTGCTGCCAGTCCATCGCTTGAAGTCATCGAGTTCGTGCTTGGGGCGCTGCGTGAAGAGATTGTAGGCGACCCTCACAGTCATCTGATTGCGGCGATGCAGTTCAGTGATTACGCCATAATCGTCGGGATAATTTTGAAATCCTCCGCCTGCATCAATGGCGCTGGTCACGCCAAGGCGGTTCATTTCACGCATGAAGTGCCGTGTCGAGATAAGCTGATCTTCAAACGGAAGCACTGGCCCCTTCGCAAGTGTTGAGTAGAGAACTCCTGCGTTCGGCCGCGCGATCAACATGCCGGTGGGATTACCCTGTTTGTCGCGCTGAATCTCTCCACCGGGAGGATTGGGGGTGTCCTTCGTATATCCCACTGCGCGGAGAGCGGCCGCATTCAAAAATGCGCGATCATATAAATGCAAGACAAAGACCGGCGTCTCCGGCGCCACCGCGTTGATTTCCTCAAGCGTTGGCATGCGCCGCTCAGCGAATTGAAATTCGTTCCAGCCACCTACCACGCGTACCCACTGCGGGGCAGGAGTGCGCGCCGCCTGTTCTTTGAGCATCCGAAGCGCATCGGCCAATGAGGGTACTCCGTCCCATCGAAGTTCCAGGTTGAAGTGCAAGCCACCCCGAATGATGTGCAGATGCGAGTCGTTCAACCCAGGAATGACTGTTTGGCCACGCAAGTCAATTGTCTCTGTGTCGGAATTCTTCAAACGAAGAACCTCTGGGTTTCGTCCCACCGAAGAGATCTTCCCGTCCTCTACGGCAATGGCCTCGGCGAAATATGGCTTTGAATTGGTCGCAATCTTACCGTTGTGAAAGATTCTGAAAATTCCCATGAACGCCTCCGCACGTTTGTTTTTTGTCGGAAGGTAGGGCCGGTCGATTCACCGGCCCTTTGTTTGGGTTGGCTAGCTGTGAACCAGCTCCGCCGGAACTTCCCAGCCGGGATGAACCGTGGGCGAGGCGCCGTGGACCATTGTGTAGGCGTATTCGACACCCATGCCGTAACCACCGGCATAGTGCTTCACAACATCCATCACGGCGTCATACGTACCCCTCTTTGCCCAGTCGCGCTGCCACTCAAGCATCACCTGAATCCAAGTAACCGGTTTTGCTCCCGCCTGCTCGACCCGTCGCATCGCTGCCTGATGAATCCTTTCGTCCAGGTCACCGCACAGATCCTCAAGGACATAAACCTCATAGCCATCGTGGATCGCCTGAATCGTTGGAAATGCTACGCATACCTGGGTCCAGAGACCAGCGAGCAAAATCTTCTTGCGCCCTGTCTTCTTCACCGCAGCTACGAACTTCTCGTCATCCCATGAGTTCATGAAGCTGCGCTCAATCGGCACTTGATCGGGATAGATTGCCTGCAATTGAGGCCAGATATTTCCACTAAACGATTTTGTTTCAACAGTGCTCAGGATCAGGGGAACATCGAAGATCCTGGCGGCTTTGGCAAAGCCCACAACGTTGTTGATGAGCGACTGTCTGTCGATGCTGGTGACACCAAACAGCATTTGCGGCTGATGATCAATCAGGGTGATGACACAGTTGTCCGGCGTCAGCAGCCCCTTTTCGCTTCTTGGCTCCAGTTTCATGTTCCCTCCAATTCCTTTGCATATTCGTGACGGTGGCTCGCTGGCTCTTGCCTCAGCTGAGTCCAAATCCCTGAGTGATTCTCGCGGTAGTTGCGACTTAGCTGACACGCCAGACCGAGTCAAGAGTTTCGTCCTCATTGGGTTGACCCGTTCAGTCAGGTCCTGACGTTCAAATTGAAGGAATGCCGTTCCGCATTGGTGCATTTTGGATCGAGGACCTGCGATCAATGAACGCGATAGTAGAAGAAGGAAAAGAGCATGGATATTACATGCTTCTGGTAATTGCATTACATGTTTCTGGTAGTTACAACTGAACAAAAGCGTGGAAGGATGATTTCGGCCGCAGCTCGAAAATGCGCTCGCGGCCTTGGACTCATTCCCCAGCTGAGGCGGACTCACCGCTGATGGCTAGGATCTGGCTCTTCACAGAATGGAAGCGGCAGGAGCGAAATTCACAGTCGGCTACAGGTCCTGCTTGAGTTCCGGCGCGATTGGACGCGGCATGAAATATACGCGGCGCTCGTCACAGCGTCGAGGAAGATCGTAGCGGATAAGAGCGGCTTGAAGTTGACTGCTGCATTAAGGGAACTGGAGGGATACCTATCTTGAAGACTTTTTCTGCTATTTTCACGAAGACTTTGAGCTTTCTGGTTCCCACGGTCGTGGGCACGATTATCTTCTTCGTGATCATTGGTGTGTTCGGACTTGGGTTTGCGATCGCAGGGCTGCTTGTCACTGTCATTGGTGCCGCGATCATCGTGCGCCAGCTTCCTGGGGAAGGAGACGCGAGATGACTCTGAATTCCGCTACGCTTGCCCGGGTGCAATTCGCCTTCACGGTGAGCTTTCATATTATTTTTCCAACGATGTCCATTGGGCTTGCCATGTTCCTTGCGGTAATTGAAGGGCTATGGCTCAAGACAAAAGACGAACTTTATTTGCAAATCTATCGTTTCTGGCTCAGCATTTTCGCAATGGGTTTTGGAGTCGGTGTTGTAACCGGCATCGTTCTCTCATTCGAGTTTGGTCTGGGCTTTGCTCGGTTCGCACAGCTTGCCGGGCCGGCGATTGGTCCGATGATTGCACTCGAGGTTCTAACTTCTTTCTTTCTTGAGGCCGGATTCCTCGGGATCATGCTTTTCGGTATGCATCGAGTTGGTCCGAAACTCCACCATTTCGCTACTTGCATGGTGGCACTTGGTACTTTGTTGTCGGCTTCATGGATTCTCTCCGCAAACAGCTGGATGCAGACTCCGGATGGTGTGGCGGTTCAGAACGGTCGTTTGGTCGTGATCGACTGGTGGCGTGTCGTGAACAACCCATCCTGGTTGGTCCGCTTGCCCCATATGCTGTCCGCCGCATACCTTACAGCTTCCTTTCTGGTGGCCGGGGTCGGCGCGTTTTACTTATTGCGCGGCAAGCATCTTGCATTTGCGAAAAAGAGCGTTGCGCTTGGCACAGCGTTCGCAACTGTGCTTATCGTGGGGCAGGTCTTTATAGGCGACATTCTCTACGGTACGATGCTCAAACTCCAACCCTCAAAGATGCAGGCAGCCGAGGGTTTTTGGGAGAAGGAATCAGCATCCCCTGCACCATACTACTGGGTGATTGTCCCTGACCAGAAGCAACAGCGTAATCGCCTCGCTGTTGGTGTCCCGTATCTGGGCAGTATCTGGCTCACGCACAGCCTTCATGGTCGCGTGCACGGGCTGGCGAACACTCCGCAGGACCAGCAACCGATCATGGGCATGGTCTTTTATGGATTGCGAATTATGTACGGTATCGCCATTCTGATGTTCGCCGTAGCGATAGCCTCTTTGTGGCTTAGATGGAAACGCCGGCTCTTCATAGCGAAATGGTTCCTCCGCTGTCTTGTGGTCATGACACCTTCGGGTATTGTCGCGACGCTTGGAGGATGGTATCTGGCCGAGACCGGCCGCCAGCCCTGGGTCATATTTGGCATGTTGAGAACCGTCGATGCCGTTTCGCCCGTCCCAGCACAGACGTTGCTGGCGACGCTGATCGCGTTTTTCTGCATCTATGCTTTCTTCATGGCTGCATTTCTCATTTTCGTAGCGCGTATCATCCGGAGGGGCCCGGAGTCGAGCCCTGCCCATGCCGAGGCCTCGGGGTCTCTCAAGAATGCACTCCGTCCACTGGTGTTAGACAGCGCGAACGCCAATGTCGCGTTAAGGAGATAGCGAGATGAACCTTCCCCTCCTTTGTGCCGGATTTGCTGCACTATCAGTAACGTTTTATGTGTTACTCGATGGCTTTGATCTCGGAGTGGGCGCCTTGCTCTTGTTGCAACCGCACGAGAAATCGAGAGACCATATGGTCGATTCCATCACGCCGACGTGGGACGGCAACGAGACTTGGCTGATTATGACCGGCGTGACGCTGTTGGCGGCTTTTCCGACTGCCTATGGCATTCTCATGCCCGCCCTCTATATTCCGATCATCGTGATGCTGCTGGCGCTGGGTTTACGCGGAGTCTCATTCGAGTTTCGCGCCCAGATGAAGCGCTACCGCCGTAGGTGGGACGCGATCTTTGCCATCGGTTCAATCGTCGCAGCGTGTATGCAAGGACTCATTCTGGGCGATGTGCTCCAGGGTATATCGGTCGATGGCGTCACGTTCAGCGGCAGCGTCGTTGATTGCTTCCGGCCTTTTCCGGCACTTTGCGCCATTTGCGTCGTTGCAGGATATGTGGTCCTTGGCGGCTGTTGGCTTCAATTGAAAGCGACAGCGTTGCTCCACGGGTTTTCGGCGCGGGCGCTGCACATCGCGCTGCCGCTTTTCTTTATGTCCTTTTGTGTTGCTGCCGGAATCTCGCTCTCCGTTCAGCCCGGTATCCTGACGGCATGGCAAGCTCATCCCATCTTGCTCGCAATAGCAAGCTGCACAATGCTGGCAGCAACTATTGTTCTCTTTGGGAGTATCGGGAAGCGCCCTGACATTCGTCCCCTGGCTGCGGGCCTGGTAATGATCGCTGCTGGAATCGCCGGAATCGCTACTATTGTGTTTCCAATGATAGTGCCATTTCGAGTTTCCATTTGGACTGCGTCAAGCTCTCACCTGAGCCAGATATTCGTGCTCACCGGAGCAATCCTTGTCACACCCGTGGTTCTCGGATATTCCTTCTTTGCTTACTGGGTATTTCGTGGCAAGACACCGGAGAAGGGATGGGACGCATGAGTACGCAGAAAAGGCAGTTCCTGTGGTTCACGGGAATTTACATGAGCTCATTGATCGTCTTTGCCTTGGTCACGTATTTACTACGAACTGCTTTACGGCTCCTTTGATGGGTCAGCGGACAACCGCGCTTTCCATGCGATGTATTCAAAGGGAATCAAGATCTACCAACCGTGACGTAAGAGTCAGGAGCTTCAGGAGGAAGTAAGGCTATGTATCGCACTCGCCGTCTCTTCACTTTGGTCTTGCTCGTTTTCAGCTTCGCGAACCGCTCGGAGCTCGGGTGGGCGCGGAGCCCGCAAGGCAGAGCCTCCGTTTCAAACGTCGCCATCGGACCGCAGTACGACACTACCCATGTCTACGTCGCGCCATCGGACGTGAATGCATTTGTTGCGAGCTTTCTGGGCACCTTCGGAGGCAAGAGCACGAACCAAGTCGTTGCCACGGTGACGCCGACCCCCAGCAGTACTACATCGCAACTGCTGCAAACACCTGTTGGGACTGTATCGCTGTTCGGGTTCAAGACGCCGATACCCGCGCCCTTCGGCGCGGAGCGCACGGGATATCTTATCGCGAACATGGATGCAGCGATCAAGGCAGCACGGGACAGCGGAGCAGAAGTGGTGGTGACGCAGTTTCCGGATCCGATCGGCGTGGATGCCGTGATCCAGTTCCCGGGCGGTGTGATGACGCAGATCTACTGGCATACGAAGGCGCCATCGTATGCGCCCTTTGCGCATGTGCCGGAGAATCGCGTGTATGTGTCACAGGATGCCGCAGACACGTTTCTTCGTAGTTTTGTGGCCTTCTCGAGCGGATCGGTTGTGTCCGATGAGAGCGCCGCGCCGGGAGACGAGATCGGCAAGCCCGGCACGACGTTTCGCCGGATTGGAGTAAGTTCTACTTTTGGCAAGCTTCTGGTCCTTGTCACCGACGGTCACTTGCCGTATCCCTACGGGCGAGAGACTACCGGCTACGAGGTGGATGATTTGGCAGCAACGCTTGAGAGGGCATCGTCTCTTGGAGCCAAGGTCCTGGTTCCGCCTCTCAACTCCCATGGGCGTATGTCGGCGATTGTGCAATTCCCAGGAGGCTATATCGCTGAGATTCACTCGCCCGTTTCTGCAGCGAACCATTGACCGCAGCGCAGATTGACAGTGCAAGATAGCGATCTCTCATTATGGCGATTGCGGTCGATCGTCGTTTCAATAACTAACATTGAACCGTCAAATCAGGAGAGTCCGATGAATGGAATTGAGACGTTATTGAAACCTGAAGACTGTGTAATGCTGCTTGTGGACTTGCAAGCAGGCCTCGGATTTGGCACAGAGTCCATTTCCCGGCAGGTGCTGCTTAACAATGCGGTCGCCCTCGCCAAGACGGCTGTAGCATTCGGTGTGCCGGTGATCGCCACAACATCCGCGTCAAAGGTCTACAGCGGGCCGTTGTTCCCGCAAGTCCAGGCAGCGCTTCCTGATGTAAAGGCGATTGAGCGCCGAAACATGAATGCATGGGAAGACGACACCGCACGCGGCGCAGTTGAGGCCACGGGCCGCAGGCGATTGCTCGTTGCCGGTCTGCTGACGGAGGCCTGTGTCTCGTTCCCGGCGCTCTCAGCCGTCAGGGAAGGGTATGAAGTGTTTGTCGTAGCCGACGCTTGTGGTGGGCTCACACCGATCAGCCACGAACTCGCCTTGCGAAGGCTGGAGCAGGCGGGTGCCCAACTCACGAACTGGATTCAGGTACTTCTCGAGTTTCAGCGCGACTGGACACGCCACGGCACTTACGAAGCGGCTCGCGCCATCGTCGTCGAAAACGGTGGCGGATATGGCATGGGACTTGCCTATGCTCGCGAAATGATCCATCCAGGATAGATATAAAACTTGAGTTCGGGCGCCACGCTATTCCTAGACCTTGGCGCACCTCTCCCATGGACGATGCAGAAGCCTGAGGTTCAAACAAGAAAGGAACCAGTCATGCAACACGTCCATCGTCATGGAATCCTCGGCCCAAAAGGTCTACTTACACCGGGGAAAATTTATCTGCGATCCTCATTGGCGGGATCGCCGTCCTGCTTGCAGGCCAAAGCGCTTACACGCAGGGGGGCAGGAAGCAAATAAGGTGCTCGATGCTGCGGCGGCCTTCGGCGACTGGCAGAATGACGCACCGAAGGTCTCAACTGTTTCAGCGCCGAGTAACTTCTTGCCCTCCTCCGCGGTCAGCTAATTCCCGACACTCACTCCCAGCCAGCGGACGTCCTTCACGCTGAATGCCTGCCGCAAGATCCGGGCTAACAAGTCCGCAATCGGATGCTTCATACGCCAGCCGGCGTATCGCAACTAATCTCAGGTTAATCGTCGACGGGGCGTACGGGTACTGTTCGAGTGCGATTCGGTAGCGTGTGACCACGATCCTATTGACCAGTCGACCTAGGCTTGAAACCGGCTTTGCGATGATTTGGTATACGGCTACGTCGGCAACGGATTCCGGGCAGGCACGTGTGTGGGATGCCGATTATTGAGTTGCTCTGAGCTAGAGATGATTCTCGACAGTTGAAAAAGGAGCACCTTGCCAAAATGCATCCCTTAAATCGTAGGTCGCTCCGAGTTGTGCTTATCTAAGGTCCGAGATGCGCTCACGAAATTCGTTTGAGTAATATGGACAGGCAGTTCGGAGGCGATACTTGAGAATCTGGTCTCTCCTGCTTTTGCTGGCATCAAGCCCAGTCGCCGCTGGTCAGAGCGTCGACATGAACACTGTCTCTGCTCCTCAATCGAGGCAGCCATCTCAGGTCAAGCAGGATACTGACGAGTTGAGGCAGCAGCTCGACATAGACGAAGCCGCGTTGTCGAAGATTCCGGCCGATCCGCTTGTCCACCCCGATCCCCTGGCGCCAATCTTTGAGCCGGTCGACAAGCTCACGGGTCTCCTCTCTCAATTGGCGCACATGAAATTTGGGGCAACATATACGTTTCTGAATCAGTACGCGACCATTACGCCGGACGGCATCAGGCATAACCAGTTAGGCGGGCGCCTCGATTTTACCGGAGCCTTGCGCGTGTACGATCACGGAAGTACCGCCGGATCAATCAGCCTGCTCGTTCGCTCCGGCACAAATATCGGCCGCAGTCAGCAATTCAACCTGAGTGACAGCCTGGGCTCAGGCCTCTATCTGAACTGTCTGCAGGGCGGCGGTCCTCAGGAGCCAATCACCCTGAACATCCTCTACTGGCGGCAGGATTTCCTCAAGAAGAGGCTCTCATTTTATCTTGGCAAGATCCATCCCAATGAGTTTGTCACTCTCAGCATGTTCAACAACGACGAGCGAACGCAGTTCTTGAATGGGGCCAACGATGGCAACCTGGCGGTCGCTTACGACGGAACCTACGCCGGCGGCGGCGCGGTTGAATTCCAGGCGACCCGCCATGTTTACATTCACGCCATCGCTGTGGATACGGAGGGCGCACAGCAGAGAAATATCGATACGCTCGTCGATCGAAAATATGCGGAAGGCGTGGAAGTGGGCTGGGCTTCAGGATCACTCGGTGAGCAATACCGGCATTATCGGGTCGGTATGTGGCGGGACGACACCAAGAGCAGCGGGAGCGGTTATGGAGGCGCCGTTGGGTTGGACCACGAATTTTACAATGGCTGGACTCCGTTCGGGAGGTTCGCCCTCAGTACCAGCACAGGGACCGCGATTAAGCAAGTCGAGGGAGTCGGTCTGGCTAAGGTGCACCCATTCGGACGTCGCGGAGACCTGTTCGCAATGGGATTCAACTATAGCGAAGCCAGCCACGGTAAACATCATGAGAGCGTGTTTGAGTCCTTTTATCGCCTCCGCCTCACTCAAAGGGTAAACATTGGCCCGGATCTTGAAGTCTCCATCCATCCCACTTATGCAACCAAAGCCTACACCACGACTCTGCTCGGCGCGAGGATGGAGATCATCTTCTGAGGGTGTTGAAATACAGTCCCAGACGCCGATGTTTCGTTGCGAGATTTTGCAACTCCTCACTCATAAGCTGACGTGGAGAGGGGCCGAATGATGACTTCAGACCAAGGCGCTCATTGACCCATTGAGATCGACCTGTGTCTTCGGTAAGTTGCCGAAAAACCGGCTTCTCGGACAAGTGCCCCAGACGCCTGCTGCGGCCTTGCCGACTCAAGCTTTGTGAACGATAAAATCCATTATCGCGGATCACTTCGTCGGCAACCCGAAGGCAGGTTGCCGTGTCACCTATCCGATTAGCCGGTTTTACGTCCAGGTGGATTGGATTTGTAAACACTGGCCAACTCCATGGGACCGATCCGCTGAAGGCGATGGAAATGATGGCCATCCGCGATCAGCACAATGTAACTTCGCTTAAGCATGGTCGCCAGAAAACCGGATGCAGATTACTACTCCCACGATCAAATTGCTGAATCTGAGCTTGTCACGAACGAATAGGGGAGGACCGGGAGCGGAAGACCGACGGAAAGATATCCGCAGAACAATGCGGCGACAATGCCAAATGCGGGACGTGAAAGATGATCCTTTATGCCGCCTGGCGATGTGGTCAGCTCAACTGTGGGCTTGGACATGACAACCTCAAGGCTTGATGAAATCGAAAGAAAGTGCCGTCCGGTGATTGCCAGGCGGCACAAGAAGGTCAGCCCTTGTAGGTGACGCCAGTGGCGAAAAGGTCTGGAAGAAGACCGCTCACCCGAAGCAGGTAGTCACGTGAGGCTTCCACCTCTGTTTGCAGTTTGACGAGGTCAACATTGATGAGCTTGCCAGCCTTCTTCCGGAGTTGGCCAGCAACCATCACCGTATCGACGTCGGAGCGATCAACCGCCTGCACGAGGGTTCCGATAGCGTTGCTAACGGGGAAGACTAATCCAGTCGAAATCACGGATCTGGACTTGTGAGTTGGAAATCGACTCGGTGTGGCCCCGCACACCTTCGACCGAAGGGCGTTCCTGGATTCTACTCATTGCACAGCGAAGACCAGTACCTCCGCACACGTTGTCCCATGCGGCGGCACAGCCA
The sequence above is a segment of the Acidicapsa acidisoli genome. Coding sequences within it:
- a CDS encoding alginate export family protein, with product MNKSLCATALILLAGPALTALRAQQIVQAPAPDRSYKLLRSDEDWNFLRDKSLQTDFWDPIKYIPLRKTDKNWFVTFGGEARETWEQIGNDNWGQSPLMNGYLNERYMLYADLHYGPHVRTFLELKSGINSWRAGGPRPIDEKRLDFQAGFLEVGGESSWGSVHVRAGRQELEYGSGRIVDVREGPNVRLSFDGFLVRTKIHAWKVDGLAMRPDEDNPGFFDNAPNHTVGFWGAYASGPIPDKVQLDLYYLGQDRKDGAYERGSAHEVRHTLGTRVSKPVASEHPGWDFDNEALWQFGSFGTVDIRAWSVATETGYRIPTIPLKPRFSAKADISSGDHPATNTLGTFNPLYPKGNYFGVLATTGPGPINFIDVHPHVEASAPHNVSLSFDWIFQWRQSLEDGVYAVPGFLIRAADGSHARFVGNRPGTEIRWQTNRHLWFQGDYGIFYAGRFLKETQPGRNLNYWAFWAGYKF
- a CDS encoding XapX domain-containing protein gives rise to the protein MKALLISFAVGTFVGVLYGIIKVKSPAPPIVALLGLLGMVIGEQVGGWVHTRNANVAHAAAACLSGKRWDTPVKVAEQVPGLPRAE
- a CDS encoding amidohydrolase translates to MGIFRIFHNGKIATNSKPYFAEAIAVEDGKISSVGRNPEVLRLKNSDTETIDLRGQTVIPGLNDSHLHIIRGGLHFNLELRWDGVPSLADALRMLKEQAARTPAPQWVRVVGGWNEFQFAERRMPTLEEINAVAPETPVFVLHLYDRAFLNAAALRAVGYTKDTPNPPGGEIQRDKQGNPTGMLIARPNAGVLYSTLAKGPVLPFEDQLISTRHFMREMNRLGVTSAIDAGGGFQNYPDDYGVITELHRRNQMTVRVAYNLFTQRPKHELDDFKRWTGSTKLHQGDSTFRLNGAGEMLVFSAADFEDFLEPRPDLNRVLESELEAVIRHLAAAHWPFRLHATYNESIERFLNVFEKVNADIPFNGMHWFLDHAETISDRNIERVVALSGGIAVQHRMAYQGEYFVDRYGADAARRTPPIRRMLDLGCPVGAGTDATRVASFNPFVSLYWLVTGKTVGGLELYPEKNRLTREEALRLYTQGSSWFSTEDGAKGGLYEGQMADFAVLTNDYFKIPAEEIKNLESQLTVVGGEVVHANHDFQSLAPPPLPAALDWAPTAHYGGYHRVDATAARPLIHHCEGHPHGTPNRQKLGEAIWGLGCDCFAF
- a CDS encoding hydrolase — translated: MKLEPRSEKGLLTPDNCVITLIDHQPQMLFGVTSIDRQSLINNVVGFAKAARIFDVPLILSTVETKSFSGNIWPQLQAIYPDQVPIERSFMNSWDDEKFVAAVKKTGRKKILLAGLWTQVCVAFPTIQAIHDGYEVYVLEDLCGDLDERIHQAAMRRVEQAGAKPVTWIQVMLEWQRDWAKRGTYDAVMDVVKHYAGGYGMGVEYAYTMVHGASPTVHPGWEVPAELVHS
- a CDS encoding cytochrome ubiquinol oxidase subunit I, which encodes MTLNSATLARVQFAFTVSFHIIFPTMSIGLAMFLAVIEGLWLKTKDELYLQIYRFWLSIFAMGFGVGVVTGIVLSFEFGLGFARFAQLAGPAIGPMIALEVLTSFFLEAGFLGIMLFGMHRVGPKLHHFATCMVALGTLLSASWILSANSWMQTPDGVAVQNGRLVVIDWWRVVNNPSWLVRLPHMLSAAYLTASFLVAGVGAFYLLRGKHLAFAKKSVALGTAFATVLIVGQVFIGDILYGTMLKLQPSKMQAAEGFWEKESASPAPYYWVIVPDQKQQRNRLAVGVPYLGSIWLTHSLHGRVHGLANTPQDQQPIMGMVFYGLRIMYGIAILMFAVAIASLWLRWKRRLFIAKWFLRCLVVMTPSGIVATLGGWYLAETGRQPWVIFGMLRTVDAVSPVPAQTLLATLIAFFCIYAFFMAAFLIFVARIIRRGPESSPAHAEASGSLKNALRPLVLDSANANVALRR
- the cydB gene encoding cytochrome d ubiquinol oxidase subunit II codes for the protein MNLPLLCAGFAALSVTFYVLLDGFDLGVGALLLLQPHEKSRDHMVDSITPTWDGNETWLIMTGVTLLAAFPTAYGILMPALYIPIIVMLLALGLRGVSFEFRAQMKRYRRRWDAIFAIGSIVAACMQGLILGDVLQGISVDGVTFSGSVVDCFRPFPALCAICVVAGYVVLGGCWLQLKATALLHGFSARALHIALPLFFMSFCVAAGISLSVQPGILTAWQAHPILLAIASCTMLAATIVLFGSIGKRPDIRPLAAGLVMIAAGIAGIATIVFPMIVPFRVSIWTASSSHLSQIFVLTGAILVTPVVLGYSFFAYWVFRGKTPEKGWDA
- a CDS encoding VOC family protein, with protein sequence MYRTRRLFTLVLLVFSFANRSELGWARSPQGRASVSNVAIGPQYDTTHVYVAPSDVNAFVASFLGTFGGKSTNQVVATVTPTPSSTTSQLLQTPVGTVSLFGFKTPIPAPFGAERTGYLIANMDAAIKAARDSGAEVVVTQFPDPIGVDAVIQFPGGVMTQIYWHTKAPSYAPFAHVPENRVYVSQDAADTFLRSFVAFSSGSVVSDESAAPGDEIGKPGTTFRRIGVSSTFGKLLVLVTDGHLPYPYGRETTGYEVDDLAATLERASSLGAKVLVPPLNSHGRMSAIVQFPGGYIAEIHSPVSAANH
- a CDS encoding hydrolase; this translates as MNGIETLLKPEDCVMLLVDLQAGLGFGTESISRQVLLNNAVALAKTAVAFGVPVIATTSASKVYSGPLFPQVQAALPDVKAIERRNMNAWEDDTARGAVEATGRRRLLVAGLLTEACVSFPALSAVREGYEVFVVADACGGLTPISHELALRRLEQAGAQLTNWIQVLLEFQRDWTRHGTYEAARAIVVENGGGYGMGLAYAREMIHPG
- a CDS encoding carbohydrate porin, which produces MRIWSLLLLLASSPVAAGQSVDMNTVSAPQSRQPSQVKQDTDELRQQLDIDEAALSKIPADPLVHPDPLAPIFEPVDKLTGLLSQLAHMKFGATYTFLNQYATITPDGIRHNQLGGRLDFTGALRVYDHGSTAGSISLLVRSGTNIGRSQQFNLSDSLGSGLYLNCLQGGGPQEPITLNILYWRQDFLKKRLSFYLGKIHPNEFVTLSMFNNDERTQFLNGANDGNLAVAYDGTYAGGGAVEFQATRHVYIHAIAVDTEGAQQRNIDTLVDRKYAEGVEVGWASGSLGEQYRHYRVGMWRDDTKSSGSGYGGAVGLDHEFYNGWTPFGRFALSTSTGTAIKQVEGVGLAKVHPFGRRGDLFAMGFNYSEASHGKHHESVFESFYRLRLTQRVNIGPDLEVSIHPTYATKAYTTTLLGARMEIIF